The genomic region aagaaaatagaagtgCTGATTCAAGTTCATTAAGTAAGAAAGtactctgaaatgtactcagagCAAAAAGTAACCCATCTGAAGGATATTTCTAAATGAAGTTTTATAACTAGGTTcgggaacaaagaccacgcctcgaactcatctcatttccgcccgaaatatatttaagcgcaccccatccgttcactccctctttgactgattCTCTACATCGTCAGAAccgaaagaaaaacaagaaagaaagcagtACCTTAAAACCATGGAGAACGAACTCTCACTGAACCCATCAGACAGCGAATTGTTTGACGACATCCCAGAGTCCTCTCCATCACCGATCATCCCTCCTCGCCAGCCAGCCCGGACACGTTCTACCATCCACGTCGTCAGGCGCTCCCAGCCTCCGTCCACCGGCGGTTCCAGCACCATCCGCCCGTCTCCCCCCCACCGCTCCAGGGGACGATCTCGCGCTCGGCGTCCGACCGACACTCCTTCCTCCAGCCGCTCCGGACGAAGCCTCCGCGACCCGGCGTCGCCTCGCCGTCTCGCCGATCGTCCCGCGGCTCCAAACATTTCGGAGTGGACGGTCGTTCGTCTCAAGCGCACCCTCACAGAGCGGAACATAACTTTCCACCGCACCGACAACAAGGCGAAGTTATTCAAACTTCTCACCAACTCCCAGCAGAGCAGCATTCCACACCGCAGAACTCCGCGGCCACTTCCGGGTTCACGGCCTCGCTCCCACCGCAGCGCCgatgacgtcatcacgcacccAGCCCAACCTCACTCAACAGCCCTCCCAGAGGGCCAGGTCGTACTAAACCCACAGCCTGCATCTCTTGCTCctaactcttcttcttccttacCCCACGCTTCACAAACAACCCGAGCACATGCATCCCTCCATCCCAGcatcctttcctcttctctttttcctaACTTCCCTGTCCCTCCCGTTTCGGCTATGATACCCAGTCATACCACTTCAGCCACACAGAGCGCGCCCACAACAACGGCTCAAGGCAACACCATCAGCCAAAACCCTTACTTTCCTCCCGTCTCCTATCCCAGCTCTTCTCTCATTCCTAACTTTCCTGTCCTACCTCCTCCGGCTACCACCACCCCCCACATTCCAATTTCAACCGCTTCAGCCGCACAGAGCGCACCTACTACAACGGTCCTCGGCGGCACCACCAGCCAAAACCCTCactttcctcctgtctcttcctttccccctccccccccccccaaccctacCCCTACCTTCCCCATCACCCATATGCGACTCATGTTCCTTGTCCTCCAACTAACCCACCTGCTTTTTTCACAGCTCCCCCCACAACCGGATCCTGGATTTTCCCCACCTATCCCCCCACTCACAATAACTTCACTCTAGCCACAGCACTTCCTCCAGCACGCCCAGTCGCTTCCTCTCGCCCATCTCCCGTGTCAGCCACTCTCCGCCAACAGATTCTCACGGGTAACTACGTCGACCTCGCCCACCTTATACATCCGTCCACTTGCAACCCCCAGGTACCCAGAGAACTACAAACTGTACTCGGTCCAATTGCGCTCAAGCAACCCCTGTCCACCCGCTCCAAAGAACTCACCCCCGTAGAAttcaccctctctttctccctgtacCGCGACATCATTTGCTCATCTTTCCCCGAACGCAGGCAAGAGCTGGACGACTACTTGTCTCTGGTCCTCGACCTGGCCTTGCGGTTCGGAGGCAACGGTTTTTATACATACCACATTCTGTTTGCTTCCCAAGCCGCTGGCCGCCTTCATCAATTCAACCAAGGAACGTACTGGGGTACGCTGGACACAGAGCTCTATTGCCGCGTCTTTTCGGCCCGCGCTTCGCTTAATTGCGACATGTGCGGCGCCCCATCACATCCCACCACAACTTGCACCCTCACCGCTTCTCTACCCCCTACCACCTTTCAAACTAACCAGAAGCCGGCTGTTTTCCACAACATGCCCCCAACAgcccctcctccatccatcactCCCAAACCAGTCAACATCCAACCGATCGCTCTCGGCCCTCTCCCTAAAGGAGTCGACAAAAGAGGCAGACCAGTATTATACCAGGGCGGGAGGATGGTATGCAACAACTTCAACGACCTCGGTTGCAAAGTCTCAAGCTGCCGCTTCCTCCATACCTGCTCCTTCTGCGGCGGAGCCCATGCCAGATCCACCTGTCCACATAACCCCACCAAACACGGCCTGTGTAAGTATCTGAACACACCCATCAACATCCACGCTCTCTCCgatgctttaaaatgtcacccCGACCGCAAGTTCGTTAATTACCTCATCCAAGGATTCAAAGACGGATTTCACCCAGGTCTAGTAGTCACACCAGATTCCTCCCATACATGCCACAACCTACAATCTGCCACCTCCCAGCCCGACATAGTCGACAAACTCTTGGACCAAGAAATCAAAGACAGATTCATGATCGGTCCATTCCCCAAACCACCATTCAGTCCATTCAGAATCAGTCCAATTGGCATCGCCACCAGGAAATACTCAGGAAAAAAGAGACTCATTATAGACCTCTCATCCCCCCACAGCTCTCCAGTCCCAAGCATCAACAGCCTAATCCCTAGCCCAGACTTTTCAATGCACTATGCAACTATAGATCATGCCATCTCCCTCATCAGTACAGCCGGCCAAGGAGCTTGGTTGGctaaagcagacatcaccagtgCATTCAAAGTCATTCCCATCCACCCAGACTTCTGGCATCTCTTTGGCGTTCAGTGGAGGGGTGCATACTACTTTGCCGTACGCCTCACCTTTGGGTGCAAAAGCAGCCCAAAAATATTCGATTCCTTATCCGAAGCACTCTGCTGGATCctgctgaacaaacacagattaccTTACGTCGTTCACCTCCTAGATGACTTCCTTACAGTCACGCCATCCTCTTCTCCCCCGTCACACGGTCTCACCACACTGATCTCCGCCTTCAACGAGCTCGGAGTCCCTCTCTCCCCAGAGAAAACCGAGGGCCCCAGCACATCCCTGGAATTCCTCGGCATTACCCTTAACTCCGTGTCACTCCAAGCATCCCTgccaacagaaaaaatacaCCGATTTCCTTAATCATTTCAAACTTCCTCCTGGCGGACAAATGCACCAAACGCCAACTCCTCTCGCTACTCGGCCACCTCAACTATGCAATCCGCATCATCCCACAAGGTCGATCcttcctgtctcacctgctTTCCATAGCCTCCTCAGTCCCATCACTCCACGACAACGTCACACTGGACAACTCCTGCAAAATGGAGCTCAAGCTATGGCACCAGTTCCTCTCTTCTTGGAACGGCATCTCCTTCTTCTACgacacaaacatcacttcatcAGAAGACATCCAACTATCTACAGATGCAGCTCCTTCCATCGGCTTCGGCGGCTATTTCAGTGGCAAGTGGTTTTCAGCCAAATGGCCCCCTGAATTCTCAtcgctctctccttcctctgccaTCTACGAAATGTACCCGGTCATCATAGCAGCTATTCTTTGGGGCCACAAATGGTCAAAGAAAACCATCACCATCCACTCCGACAACACCGCAGTCGTAGACATCATCAATAAGGGTCGTTCACACTGCCTAGACATCATGCAGTTCGTCAGGAACTCACCCTAGTCTCGGCACAACACCAATTCATCATCCGAGCAGCTCACATCCCCGGTCATCAGAACACAATTGCTGACGCACTCTCCCGTTTCTCATTTCAGAAATTCAGACAGCTGGCACCAGCCTCCGACACGGTCCCAACTCCAGTCCCACCGTTTTCTGCCACCATCTTCAATTGACTCCCGAGCTTCAAAACCTGGTTTCCATTTCCCAAGACGCCATCCTGAACAGTGTCGCTCCCCGTACACTCGCATCATACATGACCGGAtggaattgttttaaaacattccaCGCCTCTCATAATCTTCCGTTTCCTTCGCTCGACGTCTTGACCCCTGTCGAGCTTTATCTCATTCGCCCATTCCATCCTGAAGATGAAATCCACTACCATCCAGGCCTACATAAGCGGCATCAACTTCTTCACCAGACTAACCTCCGGGGCTCCATGCCAAGCCACTTCCCATTCTCACATAACGATGCTAATCAAAGGTCTCCGCAAGACAGAAGTCCATACTCCACCAAAACGCTCGCCCCTAACCTCAGATCTCCTCATCCGATGCATCAGAACCCTCCGCTCAGGTTATTCATCTCCGTACGTCGACAAGGTCCTGGAATCCATGTTTCTTCTAGCATTCTTCGGCTTTCTGCGCTGCTCTGAATTCACGGCTTCTACCTCTAAATACAACCCATCTTGCCACGCATCCATTTCCGACATCTCCAATCCATCCACCGACACCCTTATTTACAACCTTAAATGCAGCAAGACCAACCACAGTCCGGTCCACCGCAACCCATCTATCTCTTCCGCCTAGACTCTTACATCAGCCCTTTCGAACCGCTACAAGAATACATCAACTCTAGGCTAGCCAGCAGAGCCTCCCCCCAGGACCCTCTGTTCGTCACGGAAATAGGAAAAATAGCCACACGCCACTGGTTCCACCGTCACCTCCGCCAAATCCTGTTTCAATCAGGAATATCCCCAGATCTGTACTCAGGGCACTCCTTCCGCATCGGAGccgcctcctccgcctccaaGCAGGGGGTCCCCGACCACGTAATCAAAATCCTTGGCCGATGGTCTTCCCCCGCTTACCACACATACATCCGCAACGACGTAAACGACATCAGAAACGCTCACGCACACCTGTCTCACTGAAGTTTCCTTGGGGGCTAACGAAGAGATCGGAGGCGGCTCCCCCACTCAGCGTCTCCACACCCACtccgttcctcctgttcctctcgccAAACCTCCCCTTCCgtcctctcatcccaccagcttctttcccttcctgtcaaccctcacccgtccttcctaaaccccctcatccctcgaccctcgaccccttcccccatccctcgacccctaccccatcatcccttcatccttccatccctcgaccctttcCTTCCCAGCATCTAACATGTGTCATTATGCTTAATAAATCCTGTTTCATTCCATACAGCTtttggcgtggtctttgttagtgaaatgaagttttataactaggttcgggaacaaagaccacgcctcgaactcatctcatttccgcccgaaatatatttaagcgcaccccatccgttcactccctctttgactgattctctacatccctccctcccattccccttctttcctcgtgttttctctctctcatcccataCAGGAACCAGGGGGCTAACGAAGAGATCGGAGGCGGCTCCCCCACTCAGCGTCTCCACACCCACTCCGTTCCTCCTGTTCTTCTCCGCCAAACCTCCCCTTCCgtcctctcatcccaccagttctttcccttcctgtcaaccctcacccgtcccttcctaaaccccctcatccctcgaccctcgaccccttcccccatccctcgacccctacccccatcatcccttcatccttccatccctcgaccctttcCCTTCCCAGCATCTAACATGTGTCATTATGCTTAATAAatccctgttttcattccatacagcttttggcgtggtctttgttagtgaaaACATTCTTATAGAAGCCATAATTTTTGGTTAACGGCTGACGTTACTGTCAGTGCATGCACACATGATTTGTAGTGAGCTGACACCTGGATGTTATTGAACTAGTGTATGTCTGGAAGCCTGTGATCATGTGTTGTCATGTATGCCTCTCTCTCAGCTGGGAGGCCAGTCAGTGGTCGGAGTGCAGCGTGTCCTGCGGCCCCGGGGTGCAGCAGAGGCAGCTCCAGTGCAGGCAGAGCTTTGGAAACCGCTCCACCATGGTGCACCCACAGCGCTGCGCCAGCCTCACCCCACCAGACTCCACACAGGCGTGTCAGCTCCGCCTCTGCTCCCACTGGGAGGTCAGCTCTGACTGGAGCACGGTAGGTCAACAACACCAGTATGCAACTGGGAATTTAGAGAGAGAGTGGGTGGAGTTTGGTTGAAATAAGCAAGAATGTTTGGGAGTATGGTTCTTTTAAGTTTTAGGATCGGGCTTGAATTAAATTATGGCTCAATCGTAAATTTAAAATTTCATTCATTAGTTTAGCACACAGCTATTTTAGTCCTTTTCATGTTGGAGACCTTGCAGAGTCTGTGCCTTGGGCTGGGTTACAACAAATCATTGTTAGGATCGTGGTTCATTTAAGTTTTTCAGTTAATCAGTCGCACATTTTGggcaaatgaaaaaatataacaGATGTGACTCATAGGAAAAGCATACAGTCCTAACCAATCAACAACTCTTTATAGTTTTACTGCTGCACAACCCACAATATGAAATGACCGATAATCAACCATCAGTCTGTATTTTCCACACCCTTTCTCTCATCTGTTTACACTCATCCTTGTTTCTCATAGTGCTCAGTAGACTGTGGAGTTGGGAGGAGGACCAGGAGTGTGCGCTGCGTCAGCGATCAGGGCAACATCGTGAACGACAAGGATTGCAGCTCCCGTGCTCGCCCGCAGGGGAGTGAGGAGTGCAACATGGGCCGTGTGTAACCAACTGGTACTTCACTAACTGGTCCAACACTGTGAgtaacacaccacacacacacacacacacaccacacacaggaCAGGTACAGGAAGCACAGGAAGAAACTTTAACAGCACTCAACAGTAATCCTCAACATGATCTTCCACTTTGTCCCTCAGTGTTCGGCGCAGTGTGGCCCCGGGGTGCAGAAGAGGGAGGTGGTGTGTCTGACTCGAGGAGGGGTCAGggagggcggaggaggaggggactGCGTCGGGGATAAACCGGCAGAGATGAAGGCCTGCAATAAGGGGCCCTGTGTGGCATCAACCATGTGGTATAGCAGCCCCTGGACACAGGTAGGACGGAAGGGAGAAGAATAAATGAATCACAGAGAATGATATGCTTTtacctcttttgttttttgcacttGTTGGCATGTTTCTTCTTTAAGTTTCTCATATAAAGACattgttttatattgtgattttaatGACAGGAATACATGGTTTTACTTTAGTTTCTACAATTCTAGacgttttttaattttttatttttgtagtctTGTGTTGTCCTATTTcttcttgattttattttattttttaaatgaaaagcaGTGTTTTATGTTCTAGTGAATGTATagtaaaatattttgaaagttaaaaaggtcaaagtctgcatCAGCAGAAGCTCCACAGAAAATGCTGCACCTGGAACGCCTCGTCAGTCGTCCCACTTTTAATTCCgtga from Sparus aurata chromosome 2, fSpaAur1.1, whole genome shotgun sequence harbors:
- the LOC115570755 gene encoding LOW QUALITY PROTEIN: thrombospondin type-1 domain-containing protein 4-like (The sequence of the model RefSeq protein was modified relative to this genomic sequence to represent the inferred CDS: inserted 1 base in 1 codon), giving the protein MQQDQPQSGPPQPIYLFRLDSYISPFEPLQEYINSRLASRASPQDPLFVTEIGKIATRHWFHRHLRQILFQSGISPDLYSGHSFRIGAASSASKQGVPDHVIKILGRWSSPAYHTYIRNDVNDIRNAHAHLNQGANEEIGGGSPTQRLHTHSVPPVLLRQTSPSVLSSHHWEASQWSECSVSCGPGVQQRQLQCRQSFGNRSTMVHPQRCASLTPPDSTQACQLRLCSHWEVSSDWSTCSVDCGVGRRTRSVRCVSDQGNIVNDKDCSSRARPQGSEECNXGPCVTNWYFTNWSNTCSAQCGPGVQKREVVCLTRGGVREGGGGGDCVGDKPAEMKACNKGPCVASTMWYSSPWTQCNVQCGNGTQRRDIICVQKTGNDFTVVPATECAHLDKPAAVQECEMGECEPQWFTTEWSACSRSCGKGLQMREVRCLTPDKKHSHDCDLRPKPEQEQICNTIPCSPQVSDENCRDKRHNCVMVVQARLCVYSYYKSACCASCTQSAQRAKRH